One Gossypium raimondii isolate GPD5lz chromosome 3, ASM2569854v1, whole genome shotgun sequence genomic window carries:
- the LOC105796031 gene encoding non-specific lipid-transfer protein 2 — MKRVSFVMILCAVALFSGETRTVEAVTCSPIELIPCLPAISTPPKPPSAACCRKVKEQLPCFCGYLKDPGAKPFIDNPNIPKVASSCGVAHAYPPKC, encoded by the coding sequence atgaAGAGGGTTTCCTTTGTCATGATCTTGTGTGCGGTGGCGTTGTTTTCAGGTGAAACACGCACGGTGGAAGCAGTGACATGCAGCCCCATCGAGCTCATCCCATGCTTGCCGGCAATCTCAACACCGCCAAAGCCTCCATCCGCCGCTTGTTGCAGAAAGGTGAAGGAACAGCTACCATGCTTTTGTGGCTACCTTAAGGACCCAGGTGCTAAGCCCTTCATCGACAATCCCAATATTCCAAAGGTGGCTAGCTCTTGTGGAGTTGCACATGCATATCCTCCTAAGTGTTAA
- the LOC105795165 gene encoding cyclin-D1-1 isoform X2: MPLRPSISRIFIITIIQMSLSHSHSTPLNSSSVSAASLSCGEDAGEVVTWEPEPFSGHHDKYYPNPDENAISRLIDSESHHMPLPDYLRRCQDRSVDVISRQDSINWMLKVHAHYHFSPVTAFLSVNYFDRYLSSYSLPQANGWPFQLLSVACLSLAAKMEEPQVPLLLDLQVFEPRFVFEPKTIQRMELRVMAALNWRLCSVTPFDYLHYFISKLPSCSTRLSDSFSSIIAASSDLILNTTRAAALLCATGDSLECPARDVFFHESVNREMVRSCHQLMEEYLVDTCPSARFKELRVEQPSTAPPSPVGVLDAAACGSCDTRSEIPGSSSSQEEPPPKRFRSSDPDVQQP; this comes from the exons ATGCCGTTGCGGCCGTCCATCAGCCGCATCtttatcatcaccatcatccaAATGTCCCTCTCTCACTCTCACTCAACTCCCTTGAACAGTTCCTCTGTCTCCGCTGCTAGTTTGTCTTGCGGTGAGGACGCCGGTGAAGTGGTAACCTGGGAGCCCGAACCGTTTTCCGGCCACCATGACAAGTATTATCCCAATCCCGATGAGAATGCCATTTCAAGACTCATCGACTCGGAATCCCATCATATGCCTTTACCCGATTATCTCCGCCGTTGCCAGGACCGTTCCGTCGACGTTATATCCCGTCAAGACTCCATTAATTGGATGCTAAAG GTGCATGCACACTATCATTTCAGTCCAGTAACGGCGTTCCTCTCCGTCAACTACTTCGATCGTTACCTCTCTTCTTACTCACTTCcg CAAGCAAATGGGTGGCCGTTTCAGCTTCTATCAGTGGCGTGTTTATCATTGGCAGCGAAAATGGAAGAACCCCAAGTGCCATTGTTACTGGACCTTCAAGTATTCGAACCCAGATTCGTTTTCGAACCTAAAACCATCCAAAGAATGGAGCTTCGTGTAATGGCTGCTCTTAATTGGAGATTATGTTCGGTAACTCCCTTTGATTATCTCCATTACTTCATCTCTAAGCTCCCTTCTTGCTCGACCCGATTATCCGATTCGTTTTCTTCTATTATCGCTGCTTCTTCGGATCTCATTCTCAACACCACCCGTG CCGCCGCCTTGCTTTGTGCTACCGGAGACAGTTTGGAATGTCCGGCTCGTGACGTTTTTTTTCACGAGAGTGTAAACAGA GAAATGGTGAGAAGCTGTCACCAACTAATGGAGGAATACCTCGTCGACACATGTCCATCTGCTCGATTCAAGGAGTTAAGAGTCGAGCAGCCGTCAACCGCGCCACCAAGCCCAGTCGGCGTGCTCGACGCGGCCGCTTGCGGCAGTTGTGACACGCGCTCCGAAATTCCCGGCTCTAGCAGCAGCCAAGAAGAGCCGCCACCCAAGCGATTTCGGTCCTCTGATCCGGATGTACAGCAACCGTAG
- the LOC105795165 gene encoding cyclin-D1-1 isoform X1 — MPLRPSISRIFIITIIQMSLSHSHSTPLNSSSVSAASLSCGEDAGEVVTWEPEPFSGHHDKYYPNPDENAISRLIDSESHHMPLPDYLRRCQDRSVDVISRQDSINWMLKVHAHYHFSPVTAFLSVNYFDRYLSSYSLPQANGWPFQLLSVACLSLAAKMEEPQVPLLLDLQVFEPRFVFEPKTIQRMELRVMAALNWRLCSVTPFDYLHYFISKLPSCSTRLSDSFSSIIAASSDLILNTTRVIDFLRFAPSTMAAAALLCATGDSLECPARDVFFHESVNREMVRSCHQLMEEYLVDTCPSARFKELRVEQPSTAPPSPVGVLDAAACGSCDTRSEIPGSSSSQEEPPPKRFRSSDPDVQQP, encoded by the exons ATGCCGTTGCGGCCGTCCATCAGCCGCATCtttatcatcaccatcatccaAATGTCCCTCTCTCACTCTCACTCAACTCCCTTGAACAGTTCCTCTGTCTCCGCTGCTAGTTTGTCTTGCGGTGAGGACGCCGGTGAAGTGGTAACCTGGGAGCCCGAACCGTTTTCCGGCCACCATGACAAGTATTATCCCAATCCCGATGAGAATGCCATTTCAAGACTCATCGACTCGGAATCCCATCATATGCCTTTACCCGATTATCTCCGCCGTTGCCAGGACCGTTCCGTCGACGTTATATCCCGTCAAGACTCCATTAATTGGATGCTAAAG GTGCATGCACACTATCATTTCAGTCCAGTAACGGCGTTCCTCTCCGTCAACTACTTCGATCGTTACCTCTCTTCTTACTCACTTCcg CAAGCAAATGGGTGGCCGTTTCAGCTTCTATCAGTGGCGTGTTTATCATTGGCAGCGAAAATGGAAGAACCCCAAGTGCCATTGTTACTGGACCTTCAAGTATTCGAACCCAGATTCGTTTTCGAACCTAAAACCATCCAAAGAATGGAGCTTCGTGTAATGGCTGCTCTTAATTGGAGATTATGTTCGGTAACTCCCTTTGATTATCTCCATTACTTCATCTCTAAGCTCCCTTCTTGCTCGACCCGATTATCCGATTCGTTTTCTTCTATTATCGCTGCTTCTTCGGATCTCATTCTCAACACCACCCGTG TAATTGATTTCCTCCGATTTGCGCCGTCGACGATGGCAGCCGCCGCCTTGCTTTGTGCTACCGGAGACAGTTTGGAATGTCCGGCTCGTGACGTTTTTTTTCACGAGAGTGTAAACAGA GAAATGGTGAGAAGCTGTCACCAACTAATGGAGGAATACCTCGTCGACACATGTCCATCTGCTCGATTCAAGGAGTTAAGAGTCGAGCAGCCGTCAACCGCGCCACCAAGCCCAGTCGGCGTGCTCGACGCGGCCGCTTGCGGCAGTTGTGACACGCGCTCCGAAATTCCCGGCTCTAGCAGCAGCCAAGAAGAGCCGCCACCCAAGCGATTTCGGTCCTCTGATCCGGATGTACAGCAACCGTAG